A genomic stretch from Mycobacterium paraterrae includes:
- a CDS encoding GNAT family N-acetyltransferase, with protein sequence MPQPSQPAPPQQVRFTTVTADDPRAQPLLDELAVEYAQRYESTLPTVTAWMRSVPTSEFAPPDGGFLVGAVDGITVTGGAFQRFDEQTAELKRIWTDRRHRRSGYARALLKELEAVIAQRGYRRVYLTTGNRQPEAEALYEAAGYTRLSEPLPSRGPVFPIAFAKDLT encoded by the coding sequence ATGCCCCAGCCCAGCCAACCCGCTCCACCGCAGCAGGTCCGTTTCACAACGGTGACCGCGGACGATCCTAGGGCTCAGCCGCTGCTGGACGAACTGGCCGTCGAGTACGCGCAGCGCTACGAATCCACCCTGCCGACCGTCACGGCTTGGATGAGGTCGGTGCCGACGTCCGAATTCGCGCCGCCCGACGGCGGCTTCCTGGTCGGTGCGGTGGACGGGATCACCGTGACCGGCGGGGCGTTCCAGCGATTCGACGAGCAGACCGCCGAGCTCAAGCGGATCTGGACCGACCGGCGGCACCGCCGCAGCGGGTATGCCAGGGCTCTGTTGAAAGAACTGGAAGCCGTCATCGCCCAGCGGGGCTATCGCCGGGTGTACCTGACGACGGGTAACCGGCAGCCCGAGGCCGAGGCGTTGTACGAGGCGGCGGGCTACACCCGGCTGTCGGAGCCGCTGCCCTCGCGCGGGCCGGTTTTCCCGATCGCTTTCGCGAAGGATCTGACGTGA